In bacterium, the sequence CCGAATGAGAACAAGTCGGAACGAGAATCAACCGGCTTGCCCAGAACCTGTTCGGGACTCATGTACGGAACGGTTCCCATCACAATACCGGGCGTAGTTACACCTTTTGTGCTCAATTGCGTGGCTGTTGAACCGCTTTGCGGCTGCTCCATTCGCGCAAGACCAAAATCCAGAATCTTTACCTGCCCTCGGCGCGTGATCATCAGATTCGCAGGTTTCAAATCGCGGTGGATGATACCGCTCGAATGAGCTTCGTCCAGCGCATCAGCAACCTGCACACCGGTATCCAGAACAAGGGACACGTCACATTCCGCTTGATTGAGCCGATCGGAAAGAGTTTCCCCTTCGATATATTCCATCGCGATGAAGTGAAGATCATTTTGGGTACCAACATCGTAGATATGCGCAACGTTTGGATGCTTCACCGCGGAAGCGGATTTTGCTTCGCTGAGAAAACGTCGCATTCGGTTTGCATCAGAGGCAAGTTCAGGTGGCAGAATTTTCAATGCCACGCGACGGTCCAGTTTTGTGTCTTCCGCAAGATATACCTGACCCATTCCACCGGAACCAAGCAATGAAAGAATCCGGTAGTGGCCCAAGATCTCACCGGCAGCGAGTGAACGCTCCATTTGAGAATCATTCTAACAGTTTTCACTACCGCCGGCAGGGACGCCCGCGAGACTGTCCAAAAAGTCAAGAATTGCCGCGAGTTAGTGGGAGCGCGGCATCCCTGCCCGCAATGAACTCGTCGAGCTACAATGTTTTTGCGGACTGGAAGTCCGCGCTCCAACTGACTTTTTGGACAGTCTCCCGCGCTCCAAAATGAGGGTTATAATGAATTTTCCATGAACTACGGCTTCATCATCGATAATCGTAAGTGCATCGGCTGTCACGCCTGTACAGTTGCTTGCAAGCAGGAACATGATTTGCCGATCGGCGTGAATCGCACCTGGGTGAAGTACATCGAAAAGGGAGAATTTCCTAGCACTCGCCGGATCTTTTCGGTGCAACGTTGCAATCATTGCGCGGATGCTCCTTGCGTCGAAATTTGTCCTGTTACTGCTCTCTGGCAGCGAAAAGATGGCATCGTTGATTTTGACGGGGACCGGTGCATCGGCTGCAAAGCCTGCATGCAAGCCTGTCCTTACGATGCGATTTACATTCATCCGGACGATAACACTGCGGCGAAATGCAATTTCTGCGCGCACCGGGTTGAGGTTGGATTGGCGCCGCCATGCGTGAATGTTTGTCCTGAGCACGCGATCATCGCCGGCGATATGGATGATGCATCCACTGAAATCTCGCAGATGCTGGCGCGCCATCAAGTGCAGGTTCGCAAACCGGAAAAAGGAACGCGTCCAAAGGTTTTTTACATCGAAGGGGACACGGCTTCGCTCAATCCTGTTTATGCATCCACACCGGAAAGTTACATGTGGAGTGAGATTCCAAAACGCGTTTATCAGATAGCGCCCCCGCGATTGCAGCAAGCCGAGTCGGAGGCGGTTCGGGTTTACGATCAGGGCCAGTCACATGAGCAATCGTGGGGTGGAAAAGTTGCTGCATACTTGTGGACAAAATCGATTGCCGCTGGAATCCCGTTCTTTGCGTTTGTTGCTGCAATTCTATCCGGTGAATTGCGTTTCTCTCTGGCTTTCAGCATCGCTGCGATTCTTTTTCTTGCTGTCACGACTGTTCTGCTAATCATTGATCTGAAACAGCCCGGGCGATTTCATTACATCATCTTCAGGCCGCAGTGGCGCAGCTGGTTAACGCGCGGAGCTTTTATTTTGATCGGTTTTGGACTTTTTCTGGGATTGAATTTGATCTTTGGTTTTATCCTGAAGTCTCCGGAATTGTTCCTGATTACGTTTTATCTTGCTGCTCTTTTCGGATTTGGTTCCGCCATCTACAGCGCATTTTTGTTCTGGCAAGCGAAGGGACGCGATTTCTGGCAATCTCCTTTATTTGCGGTCCATTTGATCGTGATGGCGCTGCTGGCTGGCGCGAGCGCCATCATCATCATCGATGATCAATCGCCATATGTCGGCGGAATACTCTTCTTATCACTTTTGTTGCACGGAGCTTTGATTGCACTCGATTTAATGGCGGTTCACAGCACGAAGGATGCGAAGATTGCAGCGCGTTCTCTTTATCGAAAGAACCTGACTTTCTGGATCGGCGGAATCCTTGCGGGCATTTTTGTGCCGCTTGTATTGTTGTATTTCGAAATCACGGGACCGGCAGGGCTGGCCGCTTTGATCGGCTTGCTTTTGTATGAGCGCGAATGGGTTCGTGCTGGCCAGGTCGTACCTTTGTCATGATGAATATG encodes:
- the nrfD gene encoding polysulfide reductase NrfD; protein product: MNYGFIIDNRKCIGCHACTVACKQEHDLPIGVNRTWVKYIEKGEFPSTRRIFSVQRCNHCADAPCVEICPVTALWQRKDGIVDFDGDRCIGCKACMQACPYDAIYIHPDDNTAAKCNFCAHRVEVGLAPPCVNVCPEHAIIAGDMDDASTEISQMLARHQVQVRKPEKGTRPKVFYIEGDTASLNPVYASTPESYMWSEIPKRVYQIAPPRLQQAESEAVRVYDQGQSHEQSWGGKVAAYLWTKSIAAGIPFFAFVAAILSGELRFSLAFSIAAILFLAVTTVLLIIDLKQPGRFHYIIFRPQWRSWLTRGAFILIGFGLFLGLNLIFGFILKSPELFLITFYLAALFGFGSAIYSAFLFWQAKGRDFWQSPLFAVHLIVMALLAGASAIIIIDDQSPYVGGILFLSLLLHGALIALDLMAVHSTKDAKIAARSLYRKNLTFWIGGILAGIFVPLVLLYFEITGPAGLAALIGLLLYEREWVRAGQVVPLS